In the genome of Candidatus Babeliales bacterium, one region contains:
- a CDS encoding PP2C family protein-serine/threonine phosphatase → MQAEKYALKHFNDGSTAVVVYIDDNNKLHCAWTGDSRAVLESNGKLAFATQDHKPDSPKELQRISKAGGTIYKHGVWRINGLAISRSIGDKPCKINAKGQIIAIPEYAAIQLTPENHFLIIASDGLWDVMSNEQVIDIIKKELKNNISIAPSINIMEDVAIKIQNIAIKKGSSDNITVCLIKFSWNEINSIESHSIIKKLWNWIWSK, encoded by the coding sequence TTGCAAGCAGAAAAATATGCGCTTAAACATTTTAATGATGGCTCAACAGCTGTTGTTGTGTACATAGATGATAACAATAAATTACATTGTGCCTGGACAGGAGACTCACGTGCCGTACTAGAGAGCAATGGTAAGCTTGCTTTCGCTACACAAGACCATAAACCTGATAGTCCAAAAGAATTACAACGAATCTCTAAGGCTGGTGGTACTATTTATAAACATGGTGTTTGGCGTATTAATGGCTTAGCAATATCACGATCAATTGGAGATAAACCTTGTAAAATAAACGCTAAAGGGCAAATTATAGCAATTCCAGAATATGCAGCAATACAATTAACGCCTGAAAATCATTTTTTAATTATAGCCTCTGATGGATTATGGGATGTAATGAGCAATGAACAAGTAATAGATATTATTAAAAAGGAATTAAAAAATAACATATCCATAGCTCCTTCAATAAATATTATGGAAGATGTAGCAATAAAAATTCAAAACATAGCAATAAAAAAAGGTAGTAGTGATAATATAACAGTCTGTTTGATTAAATTCAGCTGGAATGAAATCAATAGTATTGAATCACATTCTATAATAAAAAAACTATGGAATTGGATTTGGAGCAAGTAA
- a CDS encoding PP2C family serine/threonine-protein phosphatase produces the protein MKIQLYVFLLSLLVSQNTITKLTINYGISTHQNQRDYQEDRFTNSAINNGQFFAIYDGHGGDKVSSFLATNLHRYFGECLKNETNKKKCF, from the coding sequence ATGAAAATACAATTATATGTCTTTTTATTATCATTATTGGTTTCACAAAATACTATAACAAAACTTACCATTAATTATGGCATATCAACACATCAAAACCAACGCGATTATCAAGAAGATAGATTTACTAATAGTGCCATTAATAATGGACAATTTTTTGCTATATATGATGGACATGGTGGCGACAAAGTCTCTTCCTTTTTGGCAACTAATTTACACCGCTATTTCGGTGAATGCTTGAAAAACGAAACCAATAAAAAAAAATGCTTTTGA